A genome region from Schaalia sp. 19OD2882 includes the following:
- a CDS encoding ABC transporter ATP-binding protein — protein sequence MSATSFVAHGVTVTTRDGRRIVEGVDLRVEAERTLVVVGESGAGKSQLARALCALEPPGFTVTGTVELGGRSLDLGADAHSIGRQRGAGIVWLPQDPFTSLSPTHTCAQQILAHPPASSVERQAMVAARLAEVGLPARVANARPHELSGGMRQRVAIAAALDATPKVLIADEPTTALDVTTQAEILDLLADLRERHGMTLILVTHDLALARRHGDDVLVMRGGRVVEAGPVGRVLSDPQEAYTRRLLDLEPRLDGPDPRAHADRGVDASGAAAEPAPLLTVGNLGRTFHGSGGARHVALAGVDLKVARGEAVAVVGESGSGKTTLARCIVGLEHPDTGTVHIDAPPLGPARRRGWRSWPVPPVSIVFQNPYAALNPSLTVGTTLREVLRAVGRPDEDVAHLLRSVGLPTEHARRPPADLSGGERQRVALARAIATRPCLLICDEAVSALDVSVQAQVLDLLVDLQEELGFALLFITHDLAVARSVCDRVVVMKDGRIVEDGPTSRVLHQPEHPYTQALLAAVPSARPREEST from the coding sequence GTGAGCGCCACCTCATTCGTCGCCCACGGGGTCACGGTGACCACCCGGGACGGCCGACGCATTGTCGAAGGCGTGGACCTGCGGGTCGAGGCCGAGCGCACCCTGGTGGTCGTGGGAGAGTCCGGGGCGGGCAAGTCCCAGTTGGCCAGGGCCCTGTGCGCCCTGGAACCCCCGGGTTTCACCGTCACCGGCACCGTCGAACTGGGCGGGCGCAGCCTGGACCTGGGCGCGGACGCTCACAGCATCGGACGCCAGCGGGGCGCGGGAATCGTGTGGCTGCCGCAGGACCCCTTCACTTCACTGTCGCCCACGCACACCTGCGCCCAACAGATCCTCGCGCACCCTCCCGCATCCTCCGTCGAGCGCCAGGCGATGGTGGCCGCGCGCCTTGCGGAGGTCGGCCTGCCCGCGCGGGTGGCCAATGCCCGCCCCCACGAGCTTTCCGGCGGCATGCGCCAGCGGGTGGCGATCGCCGCCGCCCTGGATGCCACCCCGAAGGTCCTCATCGCTGACGAGCCGACCACTGCCCTGGACGTCACCACCCAGGCGGAGATCCTCGACCTGCTCGCAGACCTGCGTGAACGGCACGGGATGACCCTGATCCTGGTCACCCACGACCTGGCGCTGGCCAGACGCCACGGGGACGACGTCCTGGTCATGCGAGGCGGCCGGGTGGTCGAGGCCGGACCCGTGGGTCGGGTCCTGTCCGATCCGCAAGAGGCCTACACGCGCCGGCTCCTGGACCTGGAGCCACGTCTGGACGGGCCCGATCCGCGTGCACACGCCGACAGGGGAGTCGATGCGTCCGGTGCCGCTGCCGAGCCGGCGCCCCTGCTCACGGTGGGCAACCTAGGCCGCACCTTCCACGGCTCCGGCGGAGCCCGCCACGTCGCCCTGGCCGGAGTCGACCTGAAGGTCGCCCGGGGCGAGGCCGTCGCCGTGGTGGGCGAATCGGGTTCCGGAAAGACCACCCTGGCCCGCTGCATCGTGGGCCTGGAACACCCCGACACCGGTACGGTCCACATCGACGCCCCGCCCCTGGGACCCGCGCGGCGCCGCGGATGGCGATCCTGGCCCGTGCCCCCGGTCAGCATCGTCTTCCAGAACCCGTATGCGGCCCTCAACCCGTCGTTGACTGTGGGCACGACCCTGCGAGAGGTCCTGCGAGCCGTCGGCCGCCCCGACGAGGACGTCGCCCACCTGCTGCGAAGCGTCGGCCTGCCCACCGAACACGCGCGCCGCCCACCGGCCGACCTGTCCGGAGGCGAACGCCAAAGGGTGGCGTTGGCCAGAGCCATCGCCACACGCCCCTGCCTGTTGATCTGCGACGAAGCCGTCTCCGCCCTTGACGTGTCGGTGCAGGCCCAAGTGCTGGACCTGCTGGTCGACCTGCAGGAGGAACTGGGTTTCGCCCTGCTGTTCATCACCCACGACCTGGCGGTGGCCCGCAGCGTCTGCGACAGGGTGGTCGTCATGAAGGACGGCCGCATCGTCGAGGACGGGCCGACCTCGCGCGTGCTGCACCAGCCGGAACACCCCTACACCCAGGCGCTGCTGGCCGCCGTGCCGAGCGCACGCCCCCGGGAGGAGTCCACATGA
- a CDS encoding ABC transporter permease yields MSASDLVRSSLRGTAVSLRRMPGSVAASLVLVLLLIVLSGISPFLEPVALTKDLALGVTPAGTAGHPLGTDTLGRDVLLMSMAGTASAIVGPVAVALGSTLLGIVFGITAAWRGGLWDAVVSRACEILLALPVTLLAIVVAGILGGGYWVTVAVLVLLFAPSDVRMVRAATLQQLPRPYVESALALGMPTGRILTFHLLPNVAPIIWANLFVNVAFALVSLAGLSFLGFGVSAQAADWGRQLADGRAFIFQNPAASVVPGVLVIVAAAAINVAGDWASSRSERRAAR; encoded by the coding sequence ATGAGTGCGAGTGATCTGGTCCGCTCAAGTCTTCGCGGCACCGCCGTCTCCTTGCGACGCATGCCGGGATCAGTGGCCGCGTCCTTGGTGCTGGTCCTGCTGCTGATCGTCCTCAGTGGCATCTCGCCCTTCCTGGAACCGGTGGCCCTGACGAAGGACCTCGCGCTGGGGGTGACGCCAGCGGGCACTGCCGGGCACCCGTTGGGTACCGACACCTTGGGGCGCGACGTGCTGCTCATGAGCATGGCCGGCACGGCCTCGGCGATCGTCGGGCCCGTGGCGGTGGCCCTGGGGTCCACGCTCCTGGGCATCGTCTTCGGCATCACCGCCGCATGGCGGGGCGGTCTGTGGGACGCGGTCGTCTCGCGTGCCTGCGAGATCCTGCTGGCGCTGCCCGTGACCCTGCTGGCCATCGTCGTCGCCGGCATTCTCGGGGGCGGCTACTGGGTGACGGTGGCCGTCCTGGTGCTGCTCTTCGCGCCTTCGGACGTGCGCATGGTGCGCGCCGCCACCTTGCAGCAGCTGCCGCGCCCCTACGTGGAGTCCGCGCTGGCACTGGGCATGCCGACCGGCAGGATCCTCACCTTCCACCTGCTGCCCAATGTGGCCCCCATCATCTGGGCGAATCTCTTCGTCAACGTGGCCTTCGCCCTCGTGTCGCTGGCGGGACTGTCTTTCCTCGGATTCGGCGTGTCCGCCCAGGCCGCCGACTGGGGACGGCAACTGGCTGACGGGCGTGCCTTCATCTTCCAGAACCCGGCGGCCAGTGTGGTCCCGGGGGTCCTGGTCATCGTGGCGGCAGCTGCCATCAACGTGGCGGGGGACTGGGCATCCAGTCGATCGGAGAGGAGGGCCGCCCGGTGA
- a CDS encoding ABC transporter permease, with amino-acid sequence MAARLAQAVGVLMVLSVIVFSLLHMAPGDLVKNLVGTRRVTDEIRRAIVEHHGLDRPVVVQYLTWLTRAVRGDFGTSVRSGAPVLDVIGDRLPLTVGLTLLAFVLAVGIGIPLGVLAARRRGTGVDRVVTTSAVVGISAPGFALGLLLLHVFAVTLRWFPTHGGGEGVADRVWHLSLPALALAVGTAAMLVRITRAAVAHELSQDYVLFARSRGLGRRRTSLMVMKNAATPVLTSAGLVLGALFGSTVLVEETFSLPGLGQLLADSITFKDVPVVQAIVLLVAAVIVGVTLTVDLLVLAVDPRQLDHRARRRPIR; translated from the coding sequence GTGAAGAACCTCGTGGGGACCCGACGCGTCACCGACGAAATACGGCGCGCCATCGTCGAGCACCATGGACTGGACCGGCCTGTGGTCGTGCAGTACCTCACGTGGCTCACCCGGGCCGTGCGTGGCGACTTCGGCACCTCCGTGCGTTCCGGCGCGCCCGTCCTGGACGTCATCGGCGATCGCCTGCCATTGACCGTGGGGCTCACGCTGCTGGCCTTCGTGTTGGCCGTCGGCATCGGCATCCCCTTGGGGGTCCTCGCGGCGCGCCGGCGGGGCACCGGCGTGGACCGGGTCGTGACCACCTCAGCGGTGGTGGGCATCAGCGCCCCGGGCTTCGCGCTGGGCCTGCTCCTGCTCCACGTGTTCGCCGTCACGCTGCGCTGGTTCCCCACCCACGGTGGGGGCGAGGGCGTGGCGGACCGCGTGTGGCACCTGAGCCTTCCTGCGCTGGCGTTGGCGGTCGGCACGGCGGCGATGCTGGTGCGCATCACGCGAGCAGCGGTGGCCCACGAACTGTCCCAGGACTACGTGCTCTTCGCGCGCTCGCGGGGTCTGGGGCGGCGACGCACGAGCCTCATGGTCATGAAGAACGCCGCGACGCCGGTGCTGACCTCTGCGGGACTGGTTCTGGGCGCCCTGTTCGGATCGACCGTCCTGGTGGAGGAGACCTTCTCCCTACCGGGATTGGGCCAGCTGCTGGCCGACTCGATCACCTTCAAGGACGTTCCCGTGGTCCAGGCGATCGTCCTGCTGGTGGCCGCCGTCATCGTCGGTGTGACCTTGACGGTGGACCTGCTGGTCCTGGCCGTGGACCCGCGCCAACTCGACCATCGTGCGAGACGGAGGCCCATCCGATGA